The region TTGTCGACGCCCACGACGACCGGGCCCGTGGTGCCGTGACCGCGCACCACGACGACCGGGCAGGCGCCGTGCATGGCCACCGAGGCGCTCACCGAGCCCAGCAGGGCCTCGACGAAGCCGCCGTGCCCGCGCGAGCCGACCACGAGCAGCTCGGCCATCGCACTGCGGCGCACCAGCTCGTCGATGGGGTGGCCCTGGGTGGTCTCCTCGGCGAGCTGCACGCCCGGCACCTGCTCCCGGCACGCCGAAGCCGCCTCGGCCAGCGCTTTCGCGGCCTGCTCGGCGCGCCCCGGATCGTCGTTGACCAGCAGCAGGCGCAGCGGGATGCCGCGCAGGTCTGCCTCCCGGGCCGCCCACAGCGCCGCATCGGTGGACGGCGCCGACCCGTCGACGCCCGCGACCACGGGCAACCTCGATCGCGTCATGGCAGGCTCCTCCCGTCATCGCCGTCCCGTGCTGCGCTCGTCGCGGACCACGGCCACCGGGCAGGTGGCGTGGTGCAGCACGCCCATCGCGACCGAGCCGGTCAGCAGACCCGGGAACCCGCCGAGACCGCGGTGGCCGACGACGAGCAGGAGCGCTTCGCGGGCGGTCTCGGTCAGTTCGGCGACCGGGTGGCCGCGCACGGCCAGCTCGCGCACCGCGACGTCGGGGTGGTCACCGCGCCGGCCCGCGAGCTGTTCGGAGAGGCTGCGTTCGGCGCTCTCCCGCGCGGCGGCCTCCCGGTCCAGCGACGAAGCACCCCGCTCGGCCCGCCACACCTGGGCGGCGACGAGGTCCACCCCGTGCACCGAGGCGGTCTCGAAGGCGAAGCCGAGCGCCTGCCTGCTGTGCGGAGAGCTGTCGACGCCGACGACCACCGGCCCCCGGGGGTGCTGTTCGCGTACCACCACGACCGGGCAGTGGGCGTGCCCGGCGACCT is a window of Saccharopolyspora erythraea NRRL 2338 DNA encoding:
- a CDS encoding universal stress protein, with protein sequence MMPDGPVVVGVDGSRRSVAAARWAAGEAALRHAPLHVLAVNPDPQLNHLAKQTAREIGEMCRETHPGLEVANMTELGNPATQLVRISALARLVVVGSRGRGALAGVLLGSVSTKVAGHAHCPVVVVREQHPRGPVVVGVDSSPHSRQALGFAFETASVHGVDLVAAQVWRAERGASSLDREAAARESAERSLSEQLAGRRGDHPDVAVRELAVRGHPVAELTETAREALLLVVGHRGLGGFPGLLTGSVAMGVLHHATCPVAVVRDERSTGRR
- a CDS encoding universal stress protein; this translates as MTRSRLPVVAGVDGSAPSTDAALWAAREADLRGIPLRLLLVNDDPGRAEQAAKALAEAASACREQVPGVQLAEETTQGHPIDELVRRSAMAELLVVGSRGHGGFVEALLGSVSASVAMHGACPVVVVRGHGTTGPVVVGVDNSRGSRTALDFAFEAASRCRTDLVAVQALPDAYFHPGPFPHPDRDELRADAERHLAEQLSGWASTYPDVPVRRIATNEHPVAALREAAADARLLVVGHRGRGGFTGLLLGSVAAGALHHAPCPVAVIRSTNP